Genomic window (Pseudovibrio brasiliensis):
GGTATCATCGAAACTTCCTTCCGCGAAGAGTGTGAAACCGATCTGTTCGGCGAGCAGGCAGTTCTCTGCGGTGGTTTGGTTGAGCTGATCCGCGCAGGCTTTGAGACCCTGACCGAAGCTGGTTACGCACCGGAAATGGCATACTTCGAGTGTCTGCACGAAGTGAAGCTCATCGTAGACCTGATCTACGAAGGCGGCATCGCGAACATGAACTACTCCATCTCCAACACCGCTGAGTGGGGTGAGTACCAGACAGGTCCACGCATCGTGACCTCCGAGACCAAAGCAGAAATGAAGCGCGTCCTGGAAGAAATCCAGAACGGTACCTTCACCTCTGAGTGGATCCAGGAATACAAGGCTGGTGGCGCGAAGTTCAAAGCAACCCGTCGCCTGAACGACGAACACCCAATCGAAGAAGTTGGCGCAAAGCTCCGCGGCATGATGCCTTGGATCTCCGCTGGCCAGCTGGTCGACAAGTCCAAGAACTAAGCACTATCCAACAGAACTGCTCAGCAGTTCCCGGATAAGACAACGCGAAAAGCAAAACTCGAAGCGGTCTGAATGCACAAGCAAATCAAGCTGCTTCGAGGTTGAGCTGGCCTACAGGCGACCTTCCAAGTCAACCCTACGGAATGCAACCTTAATCCAGCTCAGCTATACTAAGTCAGCAATAATCAATAATCTTCCAGAGGCTTAGATATACGCGATATCCAGAAAAACCCGGTCCAGAACCGGGTTTTTTTTGTGCTTAAAATTGCTCACTTTACACGCATAGCCCATCAGGTAATTTACGTAGTATTAGAGCAATTAGCCCGAAACCAATATTTGCAAGGTCAGGGCGTGGAGTTATTCTTGAATCCTATTAGTGGTCCCTTACAAAGACTTGATAAGTTTCCGATTTTATTCTTTGCAGTGATGTTCTTTGGCGCATTTTCGATTGCCTTCGTAATCCCTTTGCTGAGCACCTACATCATTGAGGAATTGGAAGAACCAGCGTTCAACCTTGCGCTGGTCATCGGCGGCTTTTCTCTGGTGTCTCTTGTCACCAACCGCGTCTTTGGTGGACTTATTGATGCTGGCAATCGGGTCAAACTGCTGCTCCTCATCAACATCTGCGCCTTCACGCTCCATGCACTCATCCAGATCGCAGCCCCGTCTTATGTGACCCTCGTCATTCTCGGCATCCCGCTCATCGGCATCAGCGCTGGTGCATTGTCGACCATGTACTCCACAGGTCGCCTGTTTGCAGAACAGACCGGGCGCCATCCGGGCACCTTCAACCTGCACATGCGCATTTGCCTGTCGCTGGGGTGGGTATTCGGTCCCCCAGTAGCCTTCCTGCTCTATGGCACCTATGGCTTCAGAGAAATCCACCTTGCCGCAGCAGCTTCTGCCTTCATCTGGCTTATACTCTGCCTGCTGTTCATCCCGGCAACACTCAAAACACACATCAAGAAGCAGACCCAGCAAAACAGCGCTGCTGATACAGTTCCAGCCATGCTGCTGATCGCTTGCATTCCTGTGTTTGCATTGTCAGCAGCCAACAGCATTTTCTTCTCGGCTGGGCCAGTCTACTTCATCAAAGAGATGGGTTTGCCAGCCTCTGTTCCCGGCTGGGCTGTTGCCACCAAAAGCCTGTTCGAAGTCGTCATCATCTACTTCGCCATTAAACCGACAGAGCGCATTGGCGAGCGCAACATGATGCTGCTTTCCGGATTAGGTGCTTTGCTCTTCTTTGCCACCATCACCAGCGCCACCTCCATCAATCAAGTTCTGATGCTTTGCATCATCGAAGGCATGTACTACGGTATTTGTGCCAGTGTTGGCATCACGTTCATCCAGAACTACGCCCGCCACAAACCAGGCATTGCCACCTCATACTTCGTCAACGCCATCTTCGTTGGTGGGCTGGCCGGCAACATCCTCACAGGTATCGTTGCATCTTACACCAGCTTCCAGAACACAATCCTCAGCAGCGTAGTCCTCGCAGCCTTAGCCACCCTGATCCTTCTGGTGATCAAGCCACCACAAAGCGAGCATCTGGCGCAAACCTCCTAAGCTGATACTTCCGCTCTGCAAGCACGTAAAAGCGCTCTCTAACATCTCCTGCTTGCATTTCCTGCAGGGAGATGTATCAATACGTACATCCCCTCGTTTCTCGTAAATCTTTTCCCATCACCAGTGGATTTCCCATGCGCTCTATTCCCGCTGCTCTGGCAATGCTGGATCGCTTTCCCTTTTTGATTCATGCGTACATGCTCATCGGCTCGCTGGCCGTGGCCTGTCTCATTCCGCTGTACAGCTCCTACGTAGTCACAGAGCTGGGCGAACCAGCCTGGAAGCTCGCCATCTACATCGCCAGCTCCACCATTGTGACTTTGTTTTCAAACCGTTATTTCGGCGCACGCATCGACGCAGGAGCCCGCCTCAAACCAATTCTGATCCTGTGCACCACGCTGTACATGCTCAACATGGGCCTGCAGTCCGCTATTCCGTCCTACTGGATACTGCTGCTCGGCGTACCACTTATGGGGGTCTCCGGCGGAGTGCTCTCCACCATGTTCTCTTTTGGTCGCCTCTTTGCGGAGCAAACCAACCGGGAACCCGCTAAATTCAACTCCCACCTGCGCATTTCCATGTCTTTAGGTTGGATGGTCGGTACACCGCTAGCCTTCACGCTCTATGGCATCTTTGGTGTCAGCTCCATTTTCCCAACCGCTGGCGTGCTCAGCATTCTGTGGCTGGCCATGGGTGCCATGATCGTTCCGAAAGACTTCACCACACACCATCCGATAAAAGCCAGCAACAGCGGCGGTATCGAGCCCGTACCATTTGCGCTCATCTTTGCATGTTTGCCAATCTTTGCGCTCACCGCTGCCAACACCACCTTTGTGTCAGCAGGACCTGTTTTCTTCATTGAGGAAATGGGCTTCCCAACCGCAACACCAGGGCTGGCATTTTCAGTAAAGTGCTTTGTGGAGGTGATTGCGATCTTCTTCGTCGTCAAACCCGCTCAAAAGATCGGGCAGAGGAATGCCATGCTGTTTTCAGCAATGCTCGGCACACTCTTCTTCCTGCTGATCGTTCGGGCAACTGACCCAACACAGATCTATCTGCTCTGTGCATTGGAGGGGCTCTATTATGGTATCAACGTTGGGCTTGGCCTCACCTTCATCCAGTCTTACGCACCGCACAGACCCGGCATCGCCACGGCTTACTACACCAATGCGCTCTTTGCCGGCGGTTTGATTGGCAACATGACCACAGGTACCGTGGCCAGCATCACCTCCTTCGGAAACACGATCCAGTTTTCCGCTCTCCTCACCCTCCTCTCCGCAGGCATCCTCCTGATGATCCGTGCGCCCAAGCCTGAAACCAGCCTGCAACCATCCCGTTAACTAAGCAATTGAAATGACTGAAATTCTTGAACTTGAAATCTCAACCGATAAGAACAAACTACAGCTGAATAAGATCTACCAGTTTCTTTCAGAGGAAGCCTATTGGAGCAAAGGTCTGCCGCGAGAGACGTTTGACAAAGCCATTGCCAACTCCATCTGCTTTGGCGCCTATCTGGAAAACGGAGAGCAGGTGGCCTTTGCTCGCGTGGTGACTGATCAAGCCACCTTTGCATATCTGGCGGACGTTTTCGTCACCCCGGCCCAGCGCGGCAAAGGCATTTCCAAAAAGCTCATGAAGGCGATCGACGCACACCCGGACCTGCAAGGCCTACGCCGTTTCATGTTAGCCACAGCAGATGCACATGAGCTTTACAAACAGTTCGGCTTCACCCCATTAAGCACACCAGATCGAATGATGGAGCGCCACAACAAAACGGTCTACCAGACCTCCTAGAAGCACCAGTCCGAACGATTACTCTGTCTTTGTTTGCCGGGTGCTAACCACCCGGCAAAGAGTTGAGGCCGTCAGAAAAATCCGTTTAGGTCATTTTGCGAGTTTGCATGCAACGAATGCAGACAAGGCAAATCCATGATCACGTTCAGCACGGATATCTCCAGAATTGACAGGGAGCTTGTCTATCAGTTTCTCTCAGAAGAAACCGGAAGGCTGAAGGGTCAACCGCCACTGGCGCTTGATGTGGTTTTGACCAAATCATTGTGCTTTGGAGGTTACCTGCCCGGCGGAGAACAGGTCGCATTTGCCCGTGCTATTACAGACACCATCACCTTCGCGTACTTATGCGATTTGTTTGTTGTCAAAGACCATCGCGGCGAAGGCATCTCAAAGCTTTTGATGCAGGCGATCCTCGCTCACCCTGACCTGAAAAATGTTCAAAGCATTGGCCTTGCAACACCCGATGCCCACGAACTCTATAGCCAGTTCGGGTTTGTCAGAGTGGATCCTTCAGAACGTCTTATGATCCGCTTCAACAAAAACTCGTAGGCCGCCACAGTTAAGAAGACAGACCGCTCAATGCTTTATAGCGGCGCGTCCACCGCTTGTGCTCATAGCCATCAGGCTCTTCTTCTGCCCAATACTCAATCAGCAACTCAATCGCCAATATGCCCTGCTGCTCAGCCGCACTCGTCAAAATCTCCAAGGCATCTTCACCATAGTTGGCGTCCACTTTTCCGTTGAGGATCAGCCTTGCAACATGGATCTTAAGTGACGGGATTTTGGAGGAAGCAATGCGATACCACATGCCCGCTTTGCGGTAGTTCTGATCAACATAACGCCCTTCTTCATAAAGCTCAGCCAGCTTCCTTTGCGCACTGATGTAACCACTGTTTGCGGAGATCTCCAAAGCCTGTAGGGCTTCCTCAACCTCAGCCTGAGCAGGTGTTTGTTTGGAAAAAACAATATTGGCAAGGGTATACCGCGCTTCTGGAGAATACACCCAGCGATCCGGATCAGATCGAACCAGTTTCTCTGCCAGTTCAACATTCTTCGGCACTGTTAAACCATAAAGCAGGTTCACTGCTGTCAGATGCTTGCGGTCCCAATCTCTGCTGGTGCCATCCGTCTTCAGCATCTCATCAACCGTCATCCCACCGGAAAGCTGATGAGTTATCTCGTAGGCTTGCGCAGGACCATAAAGGCGGACTGCCTCCCGCAATATCTCGACGCCTCTCTCATAAATTCCGGGAAACTCAGAGCCATAAATGTACTTCTTGGCAAGGTTCAATTGCGCCTGCAAAAGACCAGCATCTGCGGCCACAGTATATAGGCGCTCCTGCAGTTTGATGTCCTGATCAATCCGGCTGTATTCCAGATCCTGTGCCGCCTCCAGCGCAACCACAGCATCACCATTCAGCCCCTGTATCTGACGCCA
Coding sequences:
- a CDS encoding MFS transporter, whose translation is MNPISGPLQRLDKFPILFFAVMFFGAFSIAFVIPLLSTYIIEELEEPAFNLALVIGGFSLVSLVTNRVFGGLIDAGNRVKLLLLINICAFTLHALIQIAAPSYVTLVILGIPLIGISAGALSTMYSTGRLFAEQTGRHPGTFNLHMRICLSLGWVFGPPVAFLLYGTYGFREIHLAAAASAFIWLILCLLFIPATLKTHIKKQTQQNSAADTVPAMLLIACIPVFALSAANSIFFSAGPVYFIKEMGLPASVPGWAVATKSLFEVVIIYFAIKPTERIGERNMMLLSGLGALLFFATITSATSINQVLMLCIIEGMYYGICASVGITFIQNYARHKPGIATSYFVNAIFVGGLAGNILTGIVASYTSFQNTILSSVVLAALATLILLVIKPPQSEHLAQTS
- a CDS encoding MFS transporter translates to MRSIPAALAMLDRFPFLIHAYMLIGSLAVACLIPLYSSYVVTELGEPAWKLAIYIASSTIVTLFSNRYFGARIDAGARLKPILILCTTLYMLNMGLQSAIPSYWILLLGVPLMGVSGGVLSTMFSFGRLFAEQTNREPAKFNSHLRISMSLGWMVGTPLAFTLYGIFGVSSIFPTAGVLSILWLAMGAMIVPKDFTTHHPIKASNSGGIEPVPFALIFACLPIFALTAANTTFVSAGPVFFIEEMGFPTATPGLAFSVKCFVEVIAIFFVVKPAQKIGQRNAMLFSAMLGTLFFLLIVRATDPTQIYLLCALEGLYYGINVGLGLTFIQSYAPHRPGIATAYYTNALFAGGLIGNMTTGTVASITSFGNTIQFSALLTLLSAGILLMIRAPKPETSLQPSR
- a CDS encoding GNAT family N-acetyltransferase; its protein translation is MTEILELEISTDKNKLQLNKIYQFLSEEAYWSKGLPRETFDKAIANSICFGAYLENGEQVAFARVVTDQATFAYLADVFVTPAQRGKGISKKLMKAIDAHPDLQGLRRFMLATADAHELYKQFGFTPLSTPDRMMERHNKTVYQTS
- a CDS encoding GNAT family N-acetyltransferase, with the protein product MITFSTDISRIDRELVYQFLSEETGRLKGQPPLALDVVLTKSLCFGGYLPGGEQVAFARAITDTITFAYLCDLFVVKDHRGEGISKLLMQAILAHPDLKNVQSIGLATPDAHELYSQFGFVRVDPSERLMIRFNKNS